From Staphylococcus sp. IVB6214:
ACGATCGTTGTCGATTTGGCGTATCGCACGAATAATCCCGCCTTCGAGATGTTTACGGAATACGCGTGCAAACATAGGTGGCTCAAAAGGATTATCGTACTTTTTAGATGTGAGATGAATACGTGCAAAGTTAGGGTGGATGGATAATAGTAATTGATGATTTTTACGATTTTGTCGTATAACCATCAGGATTGTATCATTCTCAGGTTGATTAATTTTATGGATACGCCCACTTACTAAGCTCTGTAAATCAGCGACCATTTTTCTCGTAAAGAGGCCGTCAAAAGCCATAAAATATTGCCACCTTTCTATTATTTCGTCACATCATTATAACATATCGATGGAATGGAACGTATGCATGACACTTCGTAAGTCTATTACGATATGTTCAAATCTAAGTTACTTACATTTTGATTGAATTTCATTTTAAGTCGCGTGCTTTTTAATAAAATGTGTTTCTAATTATTTTTAGGTAGTGTAAAATATGAAGTGTTGTAATACTCGCCCTATACAAGGGAAATCAACTTATGTTAAGATATGTAAATAACTAGAAGAATATCGTAGAAAGGTCGTTAGGCATGGATACTGAAAAAGGCTTACTTATCGTTCTTTCAGGCCCGTCTGGTGTAGGGAAGGGAACTGTGAGAAAACGTATTTTTGATGATCCCCATACATCTTACAAATATTCAATCTCAATGACGACACGTGATATGCGAGAAGGCGAGCAAGATGGCGTGGACTATTTCTTCAAATCACGTAATGAGTTTGAGCAATTAATTGAACAAGATGCATTTATTGAGTACGCAGAATATGTAGGGAACTACTATGGGACACCTGTTCAATATGTAAAAGATACAATGAATGAAGGACATGATGTCTTTCTTGAGATTGAAGTAGAGGGTGCGAAACAAGTGCGTAAGAAGTTTCCTGATGCATTGTTTATCTTTTTAGCACCACCAAGTCTGGACCATCTTAAAGAGCGATTGATTGGTCGTGGTACTGAGTCATCTGAAAAGATTCAACGTCGTGTGGATGAAGCACGTAAAGAAGTCGAAATGATGAACTTGTATGACTACGTCGTTGTGAATGACGAAGTAGACTTAGCGAAAGATCGTATAAAATCAATTGTGGAAGCAGAACATCTAAAGCGTGAACGCATCGAAGCAAAATATCGAAAAATGTTATTGGAGGCCAAAAAGTAATGTTATATCCACCGTTACATCATTTACAAGATAAAGTTAACTCTAAATACTTAATTGCAACTACTGCAGCAAAACGTGCGAGAGAGATTCAAGAAGACCCTGAAGGATTATTGCTCGATGATTACACGAGCAAGAAGACGGTGGGACGTGCCTTGGAAGAGATGGCTTCAAGCAAAGTTAAGCCGAATGTAGACCTAAAAGATTATTAAGATAAAACGTATGAAGACTTGGCTCTGAATGAGACTGAGTCTTTTTTGATATGTTGATTTAGCAAAAGTAAGAGTAAATATATTATAATGCACATAAGAGTATAAAAATCAGGAGTGAAACTATGAAAAACATATTATTAGCGGTGACAGGTGGGATTGCAGCGTATAAAGCGATAGATTTGACGAGCAAACTTACGCAAGCAGGTTATGATGTACGTGTCATGTTAACAGAACATGCACAACAATTTGTTACGCCGTTATCGTTTCAAGCAATCAGTAGGAATGCTGTGTATACAGATACGTTTATTGAACAGAATCCAAAGGAGATTCAACATATTACGTTGGGGGATTGGGCAGACGCAGTAATTATTGCGCCAGCAACAGCCAATACGATCTCTAAGCTAAGTCATGGGATTGCGGACGATATGGTGACGACGACTGTGTTAGCGACGACAGTTCCAAAACTAATTGCACCTGCAATGAATGTACATATGTATGAAAATCCACGTATTCAAGATAATATGGCGATATTAAAAGGGGATGGCTATCAATTTCTCGAACCCGGAGAAGGCTTCCTAGCGTGTGGTTATGTCGCAAAAGGTCGTATGGCAGAACCATTAGATATCATCGCTTCACTCAAACAACTTCAACCGGAGAATCAAGCACCATTGGTTCATTCGTACTTTACGGGGAAAAAGGTTTTAATTACAGCTGGAACAACAATAGAAGAGATCGATCCAGTACGCTACGTATCAAACCGTGCATCAGGCAAGATGGGCTATGCATTGGCAGCAGCACTCGTCAGTCAAGGTGCCGACGTTACATTAGTATCAGGACCGACGCATTTAGATGTTCCTGAAGGTGTGACGTGTGTTTCAATAAACAGTGCTGAAGATATGTTTGAAGCGGTTGTTTCACGATATGATGAACAAG
This genomic window contains:
- the gmk gene encoding guanylate kinase produces the protein MDTEKGLLIVLSGPSGVGKGTVRKRIFDDPHTSYKYSISMTTRDMREGEQDGVDYFFKSRNEFEQLIEQDAFIEYAEYVGNYYGTPVQYVKDTMNEGHDVFLEIEVEGAKQVRKKFPDALFIFLAPPSLDHLKERLIGRGTESSEKIQRRVDEARKEVEMMNLYDYVVVNDEVDLAKDRIKSIVEAEHLKRERIEAKYRKMLLEAKK
- the rpoZ gene encoding DNA-directed RNA polymerase subunit omega, with the translated sequence MLYPPLHHLQDKVNSKYLIATTAAKRAREIQEDPEGLLLDDYTSKKTVGRALEEMASSKVKPNVDLKDY
- the coaBC gene encoding bifunctional phosphopantothenoylcysteine decarboxylase/phosphopantothenate--cysteine ligase CoaBC; translated protein: MKNILLAVTGGIAAYKAIDLTSKLTQAGYDVRVMLTEHAQQFVTPLSFQAISRNAVYTDTFIEQNPKEIQHITLGDWADAVIIAPATANTISKLSHGIADDMVTTTVLATTVPKLIAPAMNVHMYENPRIQDNMAILKGDGYQFLEPGEGFLACGYVAKGRMAEPLDIIASLKQLQPENQAPLVHSYFTGKKVLITAGTTIEEIDPVRYVSNRASGKMGYALAAALVSQGADVTLVSGPTHLDVPEGVTCVSINSAEDMFEAVVSRYDEQDFVFKTAAVSDYTPVTKLEHKVKKKEGNLTVEFKRTKDILKYLGEHKTHQRLIGFAAETRDVAHYAQEKLARKNADVIIANNVGDRTIGFSSDQNEVTMYFKDGDVQPIEKGPKTELAYKILNALESRWHE